A region of the Haloarcula rubripromontorii genome:
CGAGGAACCTTGCCTCCTGTGTCACTTCCCTCCCGACACCGCTGAAACAGACGCGGCCTGTGCCGCGGGGGGAGCACCAGCCGGTGACGAGTCAGAGGACGAAGGGCCGGACGCTGCTTTTCCCTTCGCGTCGTTTCTGGCAGGGTGTTTCATCGCCGCCGAACTTGCAAAACTCCCGTTCGACGAGCACCCGTTTGTCGAGCCCATTGCGCTCGTCCGAACGTTGACCGATCTAAGCGGCGTCGGTGCAGTAATGCAGTACGCCTCCAGCGGGAGCGATGACTGCTCCTTCTGTCCAGAGGAGTACCCAGAAGCGCATCGGGCTACCATTGAAGGAACTCGGTTCGCACATCTTACTGGAGTCGACCTATAACCAGCTGACCACTCGAATCCGGCTGCGTGGAGCTAGGACAGGTAGCGATGACCTGTCTTCAGTCGTCAACTTCCGTTACGGTCACCGGGTGTAGCATCTCGGCACCTCTGCCGGTCTCTACGATAGCGTCGTAGATCTCCCTCAACTACAGGAAACCAATGTTCTTCCGGAGTCGTGACGTCGATGGTAGGTATCCCTCTGCAGCAGCTTCACTCGCCCTGTCCGCATAATAGGTCGTTATCGGAAGTCGGGCAGTCGCGCTGATTGCACCGATATGAGATTGAGAGAGGAGATACACCTGTGATGTGAGGGTTTCGATGTCTGTAGTTCCCTCCTTTCGCTCCACCTGAATTGGCTGGGGAAGACCGGTGTACTGGCTGGTTGCTTGCGACTCCGGTTTTCCGAATGAAGCTAAGATGGCGTGTGCTTCCTTCTCGTTCAGGGCCGCGATTCCTTTGTCCGGAACGTTTGCCTGACCACCCTGTAGGTTGAGGACGCGTGCAGGTGACTGCTTCCGGATCTCAACGATGTCGTAGGTGATCGAAAATTCCTCGAGAAGTTCCTTGACAGGCCCCAGATTCTCGTTCATGAAGCCGTCACGGTGGATGACGATGTGCCCGGGATACGACTCCCGTTCCTGTTTGTACCCCACGATAGCCTGTCGGACGATGTCCTTGAGCTTGCCGGGTGGAATCTTCTCCCCGGCCTGAGGATTCGCGGATGTGTAGCCGAGAATCGTGCCATCGTCGTAGATGCTCGTCGTGGAGGCAGCAACGTGAACGCGATCGTCACTATCCTTCGGGTACCGATGGGAAACGTCAATCCCGATGAAGAGGTCTGCCTCCCCGGGCATAGAGTCCTCCGCGGTAAACGGAACGCCACCGGCGGCTGCAACGAGTCCAAGAGCGATGTTCGGGAGAGCGTTGTCGTCGCCAAGCGTGTCGATGTGCGCCATCTGACTGTCGACACGTTTCTGTCGGAGTGCTTTCTTCACCTCGTGGTAGATGTCGCTCGGATCGCTCGCGCCGAGATTGAATCCGTCTGGTGGAAGAATCACGCACGCGGCTGTGTACTTGTTGTCATCCGGGATGTCGTAAATCAGATCGCCGTAGATTGCATCGGCGCTGTCATCGATGTTGTACTCGTAACGGTCGACACTGTCGGCTTCAGAACCGATTCGGGAGAGAATCCTCTCGAGATTTTCCCATCGATCTTCGTGTGGGCCCTTGTTTGGATGGATGATACAGACGTTGAACTCGTCTGGAGGCTGGTAGACCGAATTCGAAGTAATTCGTTTCGGGTGGTCACCCGACTGTCCTTCACCGAACTGGAGGATGTCAGCGTCCTTCTCAAAGAGTCGTTCGATGGAGTATGTCTCGCTCTCGGACAATGGGGTTGGATCAAACACCACATTCAAGTCCTGCAGCGGAACCGCGTCAAGGTCTTCCACGAACGTGGTGCTTCGCTCAAGACATCGCTGTGCGGACAGCCGAGTCTTCCCTTGTATGTCGCTATTGAACTCTGAAGCAAATGATTTGAGATTCTCGAAATGCGGCTGGAGAACGAGCAACTCTTGGGGATATGCTTCCGTGTTGAGACTCCCCTGTTTCGTGACCTGCACGACACGATTGTTGGCCTGCTCGAATTCATCGATCGTTGTCGGAGCGACCTTTTTCGCCCCTCTATGATATTCGACGACACTCTGATTGCCCAACTGCCGAAGTTTGTCTTGGGCCTTTGCCTGCAGGAGTTCGTCGAAATATGCTCCCTTCCCGGATTCTCGATAGCTAACGTTCAAACGGAGCCCTCGATACAGCCGCGACTGATCCACGTCATCGAGCCGGTAATCCGAGATAATCTTGTGACGGAAGTCGATGAAGAGGTAGACGCGTCCCTTAGTGGTCACAGAAAAGGCGAGGTTATACCTCTCGTGTAACCGGAAACCTTCCTTCTCTACGATCGGCTCTTGTGACAGTATCTTGTGAATACCGTGATCCGTGCGGTAGTCGTCGGACAGTTGGCGCTTGGCGACTGTCTCGAGAAAGTCCTTGAGGATCCTCCGATCCTCGTAGCGTTCGTAATCGAGTTGGCGGGAATCTTCTACGTGGTTGATCCGGAAGTCGTCGAGACTGACCGATGTAGGGTCGATTCGGTCGAGACTGACAAGCCGGAGCGGTTCGACTACCGCGACGACCGGTGGCTGGTCGTGTTGACGGATAATCTCTCGACGGGCCTTGTACGTGTCTCGGAGAGCCTCCTCCTCATCATCCGGAAGATAGCCGTCGATCGTGACTAGTTCGTACTCATAGATTTGTAGTGGTGGGACGCGTCCCTTACTCGCAAAGCCGGTCAGGGCGTGTCCGGTCGTGGTCATCGCCGGATCAGGGACGTCTGCGAGAGCGTCGTCGATTTCATCGTCAAGCGAGGAGGTATCTTCCTCCTGCCCACCGTCATTTGACTGTGTCTTCGTCTCGAGTGGCGCACCGTCTAGCGAAGTATCCTGCGAGGAGGGATTCGGAGTGTCTGATTCTGACGTACCATCTCCAATACCACTATCTTCGGGCGTTCCCCGGCTGATTTGGGTATCCTCGGTCGCATTCAGGTTGTAAAACACTCGGCCACTCGATTCATTCGTGGTGAATCGAATATCCGAGAGCGTGTATGTCGCGTCCCGGTCGAAGTCGTGTTCATAGACTTCCTCGGGAGTACTATTCGACCAGAGGGTGATATACCGGCTTGTCCCTGTTCCGTCCGTGTACTGTAGCTTCTTGTTGCCCGGGCCTTGGCTCGGATTGCTGTACGCGCCCTCGACCTGAATGACGACGGTGTACGTCTGATACTCCTCGAGGTCTTGCGATACGTCAGTCTCGTCCAATCGGATTTCTTCGTCAGTCATGAGTAGAGTCTGTGTCGGGGATTGAGAGACCGCTCGTCGTCTCGAACGTAATTTTCGCTCCAGCGTGCCGTTTGACGTTGAATGTGAACGATTCGGTCGCAATGACGCTCCCCCGAATGCCGACTACACGTCCCTCCTGACGATCCCCGGTAGCCAGCTCCGAGTGCGTCGACACTACTTCATTATTCACATCACTTGCTCGGTGAGAAACCGATACAATCCGTTCCCGGACTTTGTCGGTAGAGAGTCCCTCTAACGCGTAGCAATCCTTGAGCCGTTCAGGGAAGTATGTAGCTGCTTCACGGGCGGTCTGTACGAGTTGCTCGACCGGCTGTTCGGTCGGGACATACCACGAGTTGTCCGCCTTGCTCGGATACTCCTCGGCGAGTTGGGTCTCGATGAGCCCGGCGACCTTCCGATTGTGGCACTCGCCGATGATGATCGCGTGGGTTGCCCCCTGCTCAGCCCATCGTGTGTGCCGGCGGTCAGCGCGAGTAATCCCAACCTTGACCTTGTCCTTGGCGACGAGATAAACAACGAAGTTGTGGGCACACGCGTCTCGTTTGTACTCGGGGTAAGGGCAGTTACGCCACGAACACTCGGTGCCCGGATTCCAGATGCAGGGAGTCATCGGAGGTGTCCCTGCGCAGTTACTGCACAGACCCCGATCTAGGTCGACGTCCGCCCCACAAGAGGGACACACTTCATCCTCGTGAATTGTGATGCGAACGTCTTCACCGATCAGCGCGTCGCAGTTTATGGGGTGTTCAAACCCGAAGAATTGCAACGCGGGTCGCCCTTTGTACCACGTGATGTGGTCAAGATACCCCTCGCGCTGGTGCGTGTAACTAGCATCTTTCTCTCCGAACGAGTTCAGGCCAACTTGATAACCGCTCATGTTACCTCAGGGAGAGATGCGCATGTTCGTGAGATTGGGAAGACAGACGGATGACTGCTGTACCGGTCGTTTCTCGGCACAGATGTTCGTCGAGCTCGGGGTTGTTACCATCACTTCTGCCATACCGTCTCGTCCGGGAGGTAATGAATATCATGACAGGATTCGAGAGAGGAATCCGCGGCCACCTTCGTTGATGTCGAAGGGGAACCAATCTTCGACCGCATCTTCCTCCTTGATGATGACTTGGTGTCCGTCGTTGCTCGCTCGCGCTTCGTTCGGGAGGCTTCGAGCGTACTCACGGACGGAGCTGTAGACGCTAAGGGACTCGTCAAACTTGGCGACTAGCTTACCGTTTCGGCGCTGGAACTCAACGAGATTGCCGTCGACGGCGTCTTGCCAGAGGTACTTCCCGAGGTCATACTTCTCCTCAGCGGGGCGTTCGGGGAAGTATTCCGGCAGTTCACGACCGGCACGCTCGTACAGATCTGCGAAGACGTTCCGTGCCTCCGCGAGCGTGTCGTCGTCTTCCTCTCGGATCACGATGTCACGGTCACGGAACTCCTGAGCGAACCACGTGAACAGCGGGTTTGAGCGTTCGGTCAGCTTGCTCGCGTACTCTGCTGTCTTGTGTGTCTGCTCGAACTGGACATCCAGATACAGCGTCTTTGCCCGGTGCTGAATGCGAGACCGCGGCAAGTTGTCGTTGCTGATAAACGCGAGTGCGGGGAAGTCGGCATCGCCCGTCCAGTGTTTCTGGCGGAAGTTGAGGTAAGCTTCGGTGTCGATGTCACTCGGGTTCATGTCGTCGAAGACGACCGGGAACACCGAGTCCACCCGTCGTACGGAACGAAGCGTCGTCGTGTTGAGTTTGTCTCCGTCCTCCGGTTCGGACACGTGACCGTCGGAGAGCATGTGGAATGCATACCGTGCGAGTGTTCCCTTTCCGCTCCCCGGCTCACCGTAGATGTAGAGGCTCGGCAGGAATTTGTCGAGGTCGATACCGCGGTTTTTGTAGACGCTAGCATAACGATTAGCGAACGGTGCCCAGAAGAACCAGATGATCGCCTCAAACATCTGTGCCTTTACGGCCACCGGATGCGCTGTCTTGCCGAACTTATCCACGGCCTCAAAGTACTCCTCGAGCTGTTCGAGTGCCGCGTCGACGCGTTCGGGGTCGTCCGGTACCTCGCGCATCAACTCAAGCTGAAGGTCGTCAGGCGTCTGCAACACCAGCTGATCGTCATCGGTGAACCACATCTTCGGAGCGCCGAACTTCTCCTTCGCGTGCTGACTGACCGCACCGGGGGACGCTCGAAGTTCGCTTCCTTCGATAGAACCGTCGAGCGATCGAAACTCGTCCTTCCAATCGTTGGGCACGTTCTCGTACCCCTGTAGCGTTTGGGAGATCTGGACGTCGCTCTCCTCCTCATCGTCTGTGATCGAGACTGTGAGGTCTGCCTCCTCCTCCTCGAAGTCTCCAATGATGGTCGCTTTCCGGACGTTCGCCTCATCGAGTCGCTCCGTGAGTGCCTGCTCGACTTCGGCTTCCTCCGACTCCGAAGTTGTCCGTCCCGCGATCCACGCGTGAACTTCTTCTTCCTGTTTCTCTTCGGGGAGCTCTTCGACGCGTTCAGTGAGATCCTCCATGAACACCTCACCGTAATCGCGCATCTCCTCGTACCATTCCTCGAAGACGGCGTCAAGGCGTTGGCCGCCATCAGTGTAGAAGACAACGATGACGTTCTTCTGGTAAGTCGATTTCCACGCCTTCTTGCTGAGATTCGGTGATCCCACGATGTTCGTCCGTGTACCGTCCTCGTGTTCGAGGATGTAGAGTTTGGAGTGTACCTCGTTGTTGTTGATTGCGGGGAGAACGATCTGGAGGCGTTCCTCGCGCTGGAGTCGTTCGAGGCGGGCGGCGAGCTGCTCCTTGCCCCGGAGCGACTCTCGATAGTCCTTCGTGCTGTCGCCGACCACGACTTCCATCTCGTCAACATCAATGTCGGCGAAAACGCTGTCGAGCATTTCCGGTGACTCGGAATAGGTGACGGCGCGAATTTTGCGCACATCTTCCGTAAAGTACGTCTCGAAGTTCTGCCACCGTTTCAGCGTCGCCAGCTCGAGCGTGGCTTTTTCGCCAGTGTCGGCGAACTCCACCTCCGCTTCCAGCATCGTGTTGGGATTGTCGCTCATGGGTTGACCACCTGTTTAGGATCGTCAGTCGTGTCGTACCACGGGGTAGTCGAGTCCACGAATCTCGACCGGCCGGACGTTCGGCGCCTTAATCACCGCCTGCCCCTGCGAGAACGTCGCAAGATCCTCAGGAGCATACCGACCGGGAATCGGGATGTCCTCTCCTATTTCCTCCTCGAGCTGGAGGTATATGCGCGTCCGCAACTGTGAGCGAATCTGGTCGTCGATGTCAGTTGGCTCCTGCGTCACCAGCGCGAGGCCGAGGTTGTATTTGCGGCCACGCTTGGCGATTCTCCGGAACGACTGGACGATCGAGCGGGTTTGCACGGTCGACGTGTCGCCGAGGAACTCGTGGGCTTCGTCAAGACCGAGCAAGAGCGGCGTATCAGCGACGTGTGGATCGGGGTCGTCCGTGGCGAGCTTGTTCTCCACGATGTAGGTCAGCAGCGCCATCACAACCAGCCGCATCTCCATGTCTTCGGGGTCGCCGAGGTGGTTCACCGGGACAATCGTGACGCGACCCGGCTGGAATAACTCGTTCGAGACATCGGTGAGCGACTGGGTGCCCGAGTCGAAAACGTCGGTGAAATAGCTCTTCTCGACCCGGCGAGTCATCCCCCGCCACATATTCTGGTTGATGTCGTGGCGAGTCTGGAGGCGATCCTCGTTGTCGTCAAGGTAGTCGATGAAGCCTTCGTACGTGGGCGTCGGATCATCACCGAAGTACGATTCGATGCAATCACGGATAGCCGCACGCGTCGGAGGCTTGGGATCGAACGGCATGATGAGTTCGGGGTTCGACTGAACAAGGTCAAACGGGATGCCGAACTCGCGGAGATTGTTGATGTCAGGTACCGTTTTCCCATCTACGGCTGGGGCGAACGTCTGGAGATCGTGCGATCCGCAAGCCCCTGTGTTAATACCTCCAACTTCGATTCCCTCCTCGTCAAGGCGCTGGCGAACGTCGTCCGGGAGGTCTTCCGGGGCGGGATCGTCACCGAGGCCACTGTACTCGGCTTCGGGATCAACAATGACCATTCCCAGTAGCCGATCTTCGGTGCCGTCGTCCGCAACGGGGATTTCATAGGTCTGGTCAGTCGCCAGTTGCCGGTATAGATTCTTGGTGAAATGGGTCTTCCCAGCGTCCGTCGACCCAGTCACGAGCGTGTGCGTATAGATCGCGGGCGTCGACGCGCTCCCCGTCCCGTCGGGCAGTTGGAAGGCTAGTGGGCTGTCCGGGGGGTGTCGTTCCCCGCCCACAGCAAGGTGGCCGACGAACGGGCCACTGTCGGGAAGGTTCAGGCCAGTCTGCAGGAACGCGTCTCCGGTGGCTTCGTAGATCTGCGTAAATGGCTTCGGAACGCGGTCGACCGTTGACCGCTCGAGGTCGTCCTCGTCTATGCCCTCCACAATTGCGATGGGATCGAGTTCGGCGGCCTGCACGTATTGGCGCTCGTCGATTGTCTCGCCATCGATCCCCCTACGGATGTCCGACTTATCATCGATGTCTGCGCGCTGTTCGTAGCCGATTTCGATGACCTCGGTGAGGAGTTCAGCGTGAGACTCGTTTTCTCTACCCGGGTACGGGATCTGGATGTAGTCGCCGAGGCGAAGGGCGTCCCGCGTGTCACTTCGAATGTAGCCGATGATCTCGTGAGCGCCGCGGCGGACGCTGAGCCCCTCGCTGGCAGTGACGTGCCCTAGCGGCTCGGTCGTCGCAGTCGTTCGGAGCCCCCGGGTCTGGGGCCTCCCTCCGAATTCGAGGTTGACGGTTCCGTCTTGTCCATCGGTCTTGTCCGATTCGTTCTCGTCCTCGCCCTCTGCAAGGTCGTTCATTCGGTCGACGAACTGGTCGAAGTCCTCGTCGGTGTCGCTGTCACTCATAGTTTGGTAGTAGGTTCCGTGCTGTCAGTTGACTGTTCGGTGGAGGAGTCGGTTGCTTCCCGTCCGTTGGATGTCCCCGAGTCATCCGAGGCAACGATGTCTGGCTCTCTCGCAAGGCTGGGGCCGCCGCCGAAACCCCATCGCCTGTCCGTATTGTAGTCACCGACCTCCTCGGTGCCTCGAATAAGGCTGACGAGGTGGCGGCGGGCCTCGCGGGAGATTCGTGCCCGGTCGTCGGCCCTCTTCACGGCGAACGGTACGTCTCCGGCCTCCGCGATGTGGGCCAGTGCGAGCTGCTGGAGACGTAGCCGATCCTCTCTCGAGTCCACCAACATCAGCGGAGCCTCAACGCGGAGGACAATATCGTCGGGTAGCCGAACGAAGAAGAACGCTCGCCGGAAATCCCGTGGTTCGCGATCCTCCGCCATCTGGAAGCCACCGAGCGGCTCGACATCGTTCCCGTAGACGCGCTGGTTAGAGCGAACGAGCCACGACGTGAACGTCAGGTGGTCGGGCTCGCTGTCCGCTAGTAGGGACGAGATGAACTGGGAATCGTCATCCCACGGGATACGTGGCGAGTCGTCGAGAGCGTCTGTCTTTGCGGTCAGCGCAGCCACGACATCATCGGAGCGGAGCGTCTTAGCGAACCCGAGTGTTGGCAGACCTCGGCTGGCTAACGTGTCGATCGCGTCGAGACGAGACTGGATGGCAGAGGCGGCGACCCCCATTTTCTCGATCTCCTCAAATTCGATCGCGGCGTCCGCACTGCGACTCGTCCGCGTCATATTGACGAACGGGAGCACAGACATTGGATAGAGGCTCCCATCGAGGAAGAGGGGGCCGTCAATCACATCCGCTAGTCGCTTGCTGTGCCAGCACTCGGCGGGGACGCGTGCCGAGGCGCCGACCCATCGGTCGAGTTCGCTCCGGGCGGGCGCCTCCTCAACGGGAACGAGCGTGAGGCTTACGTCGCCGTCAATCAGGTCGACCGGTGAGTCGACATCCTCGAAATCGGCGTGAACGGCCGCCGTCAGGGTCTCCAGTTCTTCAACGCTCTCATCGCAGTCGCCGAGGGCCCCGCCGCTAGCCACGGCGGCCGAAGCCACCATTCCGTTGCGGAATTTCTTGGACGGTACCGTGCTGGCATCGACGCCGTACCAGCAGTCGAAGAGCGCGCCATCGGCGAGTTCCGCCGCCGATTCGCGGTAGACGCGTGGGGGCTCAAGGGTATCAATCTCGCCTCCATCACGCGCCATATAGCCGCGGAATAGCTCTCGTGCATTCGGAATGTCGTCGTCTCCATCGGCATTCTCGTCGATGAAGCGGAACACCTCTTCAAGCGCGGAGACGGCGTCGTGCGAGACCATGGTTAATCATCCCCGGCAGCAGCCCCTTCACTGGGGTCGCTCGTGTCGTCCTGCTCGACATCAGTCTCGACCGTAGAGGCTCCGTCACCGTCGTCCATCTCGACGTGAATGCGGTGATCGGCATCTTGGATGAGACCCTCATAGCGGTCGACGACGAACACCTGCGGCACGTTCCAATCACGGATGCTGTCGACGGCCTCCTCGAGCTGGTCGATATGGGCCTCGTCGAGGTGGTTGGTCGGTTCGTCGAGAATGAAGGGTGGAAGCCGATCGTCGCGCCCCTCGGCCTGATCGGCAAGGACACGGTAGACACCCGCTCGAAGGGCGATCGTCACAAGGACGCCCTCGCCGCCGCTGGCTTTGTGCGGGTCGCGTGCGGTGTCTGTTCCGCTGACCAGCCGGAGATTGTAGTCCTCGTCAATGTCGACCGCCTCATACGTGCTGTTCTGGTAGAGATCGCGGAATACCTTGTTCGTGTGGTGCTTCAGACGGTCGAGAACACGCTTTCGCATCCGCGTCTGTACCTCTTCGTAGGTGTCGGTAATCGCCTCAAAGTCGCCGAGAAGGGACTGGGCCCACTTGATCTGCTCCTCAAGGCCAGACTTCTGGTCGCGCTTGTCTCGGAGCCGGCCGAGCCGATCCTCAGCCTTACTTTTGGCTGCCTGCGCGTCGTCCCGCTTCTCCCGGGCGGTCTCGAGTTGGCCATCTAAGTCCTCGATCAGGCTCTCTGCCTGCTGCTCCTGCTCTCGCAGCTCCTCCATCGTCGTATCGTCGAGTTCCGTCTCCAGCGATTCGATCTCGTCCTCGAGCTGCTGTAGTTCGTCGCGCTTCTCCTCGAGCTGCTCTTCCTTGTCGTCGCGCCGCGAACGATGCCCTTCACGATCGCTCTCCAGCGTGTCGATTTCGCTGTGAGCGTCACGAGCATCACGGGCGGCGTCGCGGGCCGACTCCACGGTAGTTAGCTTCTCCTCTGCGTCCTCGAGTTCGTCCTCTGCGTCCTCGACCGCGTCCCGGGCCTCGTCGATTTCGGCCTGCTTATCCTCGATGTGGGACTCCACCTCTTCGATTTCGTCTTCGACATCCGCCAGCTCATCGCGCGCCGCCTCGAGTTCGCGTTCGGCATCTTCGACCGCCTCGACGGTGTCCTCGACCGCTGTGATGGCTTCGATTGCCTCTTCGCCATCTTCGATTGCGGCTTCGAGGCGTTCGATGTCATCGGTCAGAGATTCGACGTCTTCCTTCAGGGCGTCTCGGGAATCGCGCGCCGCCTCGATGTCGGCCTCAAGTTCATCGATCTCGTTCGCGGCGTCGGCTAGTGCTCGGTAGCTGGCCGCCTCGAAGAGCGCCTCCGCGACCGCTTGGACGCGGGCGAGTCGCTCGTCCGCGGTGTCGAGGTCTTCTCTGGCCACTTCGGCAGTCGACCGAGCGGCGTTCCTCTCGTCCTCCAGCCGATCTATGTGTTCGCCGTAGTCGTGAGTGGCGCCGATGTCGCCCCCGTCAAGTGGCCACTCGCTATTCGCCAGTGACCGCAGATCCTCGACCCGTGCCGTCGTACGCCCTACGATCTCACGTGCGTCCGCAAGATCTTCGGCCGCTCCACGGTGGTTGTCGAGAGCGGCTTCTAGCTCGTCCGGGAGACTCCCGGTGAATACGGTATCGATGTCTTCAGCGGAGACGGAGAATCCGAGTGTGGTCGCTTTCTCGTTGGCTCGGTTGACCGCTGCCTCGAACGCCGCCTCAGGGTCGTCCACGTCGGCCTCGAGGCTCTGACGGATGTCTTCGTGTCGGTCGCGTGCGTCAGACAGCTCTGTCTCCATCTCGCTGATCTCGTCAGCGAGGCGTGAACGACGGTCGCGCTTGGTTTCCCGCTCCGATTCGAGATCAGATTTCTCGTCTCGAAGGTCGTTCATCCTGCTGCGGACGGCTGCCTCGTGATCATCAATGTCGCCCAGTGGGGCCTCGAGATAGTCACGCAGCAGATCGTCGCGCTCGTCTCGATACTGTTCGAGTTCCTCCTCTGCGTCGTCTAACGCCGATTCGGCCTCCTTGACGGCGCTGCGAGCGTCCTCTTGCCGATCCTCAGCGTCGTCGAGATCATCTTTGAGGTCGTCAAGTTCGTCCTCTAGTCGGCCGACCGTCTCCTGCGCGCTATTGAGGGCGCTTCGCTTCTGTTCAGCGTTGCTACTTACTGCGTCATATCTGTCCTCGTAGTGGTCGACCGCCTCGCTGGCCTCTTCAGCGTCCGTGAGATCAAATTCGTCAATCTCGTCGTCAAGATCGACGATGCGCTCCCGGTGATCGCTGATTTTCGCGTCGCACCGATCGATATTCTCCCCCAACTCCTCGATCTCCGTTTCGAGGTCGCTGATGGCATTTTTGACGTCGTCGCGGTCGTCGCGCAAGTCATCGAGTTCGGACTTCCGTTGCTGGTGATCGTCGATGTCGTCCTTGATGTCCCGCAGTCGCTCGCGGGCCTCCTCGATGCCGTCGGACAGTTTTTCCATGCGCCCGTCCAGTTCCTCGACCTCCTCGGCTTTCGCCTGCATCGTAGCCTTCGGATCGTCTGCCTCGAGTTGGCGGATGTCGTCACGGACAGTCGAGAGACGCGACCGCTTGTCTTCCAACCAGTCCTCGACAGGGCTGGAAACCTCGTTGATGTCCGCCTCGTACTCATCGGGAGCAGTCAGGCCGAGCAGGTTGTCGAGGATCTCCGCACGCTTCTTCGGGGTGGCCTCGATCAGCCGGTTCAGTTCCGTCTGCTGGGCGTAGGTGCTGTTGGCGAACGCCTCGTAGTCCATCCCCAGTAGCCGCGTTACTTTCTCCTCGATGTCGGTCGACTTCTCCGAGTATGTTTCCCCAGTATCGAGGTTAGTCATCTCGGCTTGGGCCCTCGCGCCCCCGTCACTGCGCCGGGAGACGTCGACTGTAATCTGGTACCGAGTGTCGCCGACGCTGAAGACGAGTTCGGAAGTAGCACTGTCTGCGCCGTCCTGAATCAGGTCGACGAGTTCGTGCGCACCAATGCGATTCCGGCCGCGGTAGGGGTACAGTGTCGTGTACAGCGCGCGGGCGATAGTCGACTTACCGGCACCGTTGGGGCCGTAAATCAGCGTTAGTCCTTCACCGAACTCGATTTCCAGTTCGTCGTAGGATTGGAAATTGGATAGGGTGAGCCGTTCGAACTTCATGCGTCTCCCTCCGTTGAGGTGTCGCCAAATCGCTCGGAAGCCAGTTCGTGGAATCGTTCCTTGGCGTTCGCACGCCGCCGCGTATCGGCGAGGTCGGGATCTGCGTTACGCAACATATCTTCAAGTTCGCGAGCCTCCTCGCTGATGTCCAGCTCGCCGACCGCGTCGTTTAGCTCGGCGTCGACGTCAATCTCGCTCTCGGTGTCGAGGTCACCGAGATCACCCGTGATGGCCTCGACTACCCGTTCGTCGGTTACGTCAGCATGGACAACATCGCGTGCGTGCAGGTAGTCGAGGATTCCCTGCTTGGTCACGCCGTTCTCGGCACCGCTGACGTCCACGAACACAACCGCATCCTCCACGGGCCCCTTCTCCTGTATCTTGCGCTCGACGAGATCGAACGTGTCGGACTCACCGAACTCGATGTCGATCTCGATGAACTCGCGTGTGTCGAGCAGCAGTCGCTCGCGGTTGATGGGCGAGTCCTCGTCCGGTCGGATGGTGAGTAGATCGACTGACGGCTGCGGCGTGTCACGCGTCG
Encoded here:
- a CDS encoding AAA family ATPase — translated: MKFERLTLSNFQSYDELEIEFGEGLTLIYGPNGAGKSTIARALYTTLYPYRGRNRIGAHELVDLIQDGADSATSELVFSVGDTRYQITVDVSRRSDGGARAQAEMTNLDTGETYSEKSTDIEEKVTRLLGMDYEAFANSTYAQQTELNRLIEATPKKRAEILDNLLGLTAPDEYEADINEVSSPVEDWLEDKRSRLSTVRDDIRQLEADDPKATMQAKAEEVEELDGRMEKLSDGIEEARERLRDIKDDIDDHQQRKSELDDLRDDRDDVKNAISDLETEIEELGENIDRCDAKISDHRERIVDLDDEIDEFDLTDAEEASEAVDHYEDRYDAVSSNAEQKRSALNSAQETVGRLEDELDDLKDDLDDAEDRQEDARSAVKEAESALDDAEEELEQYRDERDDLLRDYLEAPLGDIDDHEAAVRSRMNDLRDEKSDLESERETKRDRRSRLADEISEMETELSDARDRHEDIRQSLEADVDDPEAAFEAAVNRANEKATTLGFSVSAEDIDTVFTGSLPDELEAALDNHRGAAEDLADAREIVGRTTARVEDLRSLANSEWPLDGGDIGATHDYGEHIDRLEDERNAARSTAEVAREDLDTADERLARVQAVAEALFEAASYRALADAANEIDELEADIEAARDSRDALKEDVESLTDDIERLEAAIEDGEEAIEAITAVEDTVEAVEDAERELEAARDELADVEDEIEEVESHIEDKQAEIDEARDAVEDAEDELEDAEEKLTTVESARDAARDARDAHSEIDTLESDREGHRSRRDDKEEQLEEKRDELQQLEDEIESLETELDDTTMEELREQEQQAESLIEDLDGQLETAREKRDDAQAAKSKAEDRLGRLRDKRDQKSGLEEQIKWAQSLLGDFEAITDTYEEVQTRMRKRVLDRLKHHTNKVFRDLYQNSTYEAVDIDEDYNLRLVSGTDTARDPHKASGGEGVLVTIALRAGVYRVLADQAEGRDDRLPPFILDEPTNHLDEAHIDQLEEAVDSIRDWNVPQVFVVDRYEGLIQDADHRIHVEMDDGDGASTVETDVEQDDTSDPSEGAAAGDD
- a CDS encoding DNA double-strand break repair nuclease NurA — encoded protein: MVSHDAVSALEEVFRFIDENADGDDDIPNARELFRGYMARDGGEIDTLEPPRVYRESAAELADGALFDCWYGVDASTVPSKKFRNGMVASAAVASGGALGDCDESVEELETLTAAVHADFEDVDSPVDLIDGDVSLTLVPVEEAPARSELDRWVGASARVPAECWHSKRLADVIDGPLFLDGSLYPMSVLPFVNMTRTSRSADAAIEFEEIEKMGVAASAIQSRLDAIDTLASRGLPTLGFAKTLRSDDVVAALTAKTDALDDSPRIPWDDDSQFISSLLADSEPDHLTFTSWLVRSNQRVYGNDVEPLGGFQMAEDREPRDFRRAFFFVRLPDDIVLRVEAPLMLVDSREDRLRLQQLALAHIAEAGDVPFAVKRADDRARISREARRHLVSLIRGTEEVGDYNTDRRWGFGGGPSLAREPDIVASDDSGTSNGREATDSSTEQSTDSTEPTTKL